Within the Roseicitreum antarcticum genome, the region GCAGCCATTTTCGACAAAGGGGGGCCATGGCCCCGCATGCCATTGCGCTGCGGGGCCACCTTTTTTTGGGGGGGGGCTCTCAGGTCTGAACCTGGGGTTGCCCCTCAGTTGAAACGCTTAGTTGACGGGGCAGGGACCGTCCGACGCGGCATCGGGCGCCCAGCAGGGGGCGGCGGCTTCGTCGATCACGCGGCGCAGCGCCTCGGCCTGATCGTCCAGCACCGCGCGGACCGGTTGGCCTGCCAACACGATCCGTTCGAACGTGTCGCTGTAGACCTGATTGAACTGCCCGCCCAAGCTGCCCAGCCCGACCGGCAACAGCGCAGGCAGCGCGTCATCCGCGCCCGACATGGCCGAAATCGCGGGGCCTGCGGCCTGAACCGACGCGGGCATGTCATCTGGCAGATCCAGGTCGATCACCGGGAAGAAGTTGGTGGCGCGCAGCGTCGCGATCTGGGTTTCGGGTTCCAGCAGGTAGCGCACCAGTGCTGCGGCTTCCTCGGGGTCGGGCGCAGTTACCGGCACAGCGACACCGGCAAGTACCGGCATGAAGCCGCGGCCAGCCGGCCCTGCGGGCGCGGGAAAGGCCACGAAATCATCGGGTTGCTGGTTGAACGCATCGGCCAGACGCGCGGTGTGGTCAAACACCACCCAAGCGTCCCCGGCGATCAGCTGTTCTTGCATGAAGCTGAAATTGGTCGAGGCGGGGTTGGTATGTTCCCACAGCGCCAGGAAGCTGTTCCATGCGTCTTCCGCCGCATCCGACCGGAATTCAGTGACCATCGACCCGGTGAAGGACGGCAGCAGATAGCCCTGGAAGAAGCGGTGCTTCAGCCCCTGCGGCCCGGCGGGAAAGCCAAAGCGCGGCTCGCCGGTCGCCTCGTGCATGTTGGCGGCCCATGCGACCAGTTCATCATAGCTCAGCGCCATCAGGTCAGCCCCTTCGGGCAGGTATTCCAGCGCCTGACGGTGCGCGGCCATGATATAGGTGGCCTGCATCCAGGGGATGTATTTCTGCGTGTCGGTGCCCAGCTTTCCCAGTTCAACGAAACCGGGTGCGACGCTGCTTACGTCGATTGCCGACAGATCGGAAAGCCCGTCGCTGACGCCGGTGAAATCGCCATGCAGCGCGCCGAGCGCACCGATGCTCCCCGACCCTGCGGTCAGTTCCGCAGTCAGACGGGTCTGCCAGGGGCCTTCGTCGGCGGGCTCAAAGCTGACTTCGCCGTCAAACCCGGCCAGCACCTGTTCGCGCATCGCCTGCGTTTCCTCGATCGGTTTGGCCTGCGTGGACCACAGCAGCGTGTCAGCAGCGAGCGATGTGGAAATTAAAGCGCTTGCAGTGGCAAGCAAAGTGATTTTCAGTCCGGTTTTCATTGTCTTTCCTCCCGTTCAGGTTTTGGTCGTGGTGTTCAGGCAGCGCAGTGGGGCGCTGCCCCGTGCGAGTGGCGCAACACAAGTTGCGGACGTAAAAGCCGCGTTGCATGCGGCGATTTGGGCGCGGCGATGCGCGC harbors:
- a CDS encoding ABC transporter substrate-binding protein, encoding MKTGLKITLLATASALISTSLAADTLLWSTQAKPIEETQAMREQVLAGFDGEVSFEPADEGPWQTRLTAELTAGSGSIGALGALHGDFTGVSDGLSDLSAIDVSSVAPGFVELGKLGTDTQKYIPWMQATYIMAAHRQALEYLPEGADLMALSYDELVAWAANMHEATGEPRFGFPAGPQGLKHRFFQGYLLPSFTGSMVTEFRSDAAEDAWNSFLALWEHTNPASTNFSFMQEQLIAGDAWVVFDHTARLADAFNQQPDDFVAFPAPAGPAGRGFMPVLAGVAVPVTAPDPEEAAALVRYLLEPETQIATLRATNFFPVIDLDLPDDMPASVQAAGPAISAMSGADDALPALLPVGLGSLGGQFNQVYSDTFERIVLAGQPVRAVLDDQAEALRRVIDEAAAPCWAPDAASDGPCPVN